The Oenanthe melanoleuca isolate GR-GAL-2019-014 chromosome 1A, OMel1.0, whole genome shotgun sequence genome contains a region encoding:
- the MGST1 gene encoding microsomal glutathione S-transferase 1 isoform X2, producing the protein MAKSTQLIDNEVFRAYATYAAICLIKMMLMSLITAYFRITRKAFVNPEDTESFGKGESAKKYLRTDPDVERARRGHLNDLENIVPFVGIGLLYALSGPELSTALLHFRIFTGARILHTFAYLIPLPQPGRGLSWAVGYSVTFSMAYKVLKTAWLL; encoded by the exons ATGGCCAAGTCAACCCAGTTAATTGACAATGAAGTCTTCCGGGCTTATGCTACTTATGCAGCCATTTGTCTTATAAAAATGATGCTGATGAGTCTGATAACAGCATACTTCAGGATCACAAGGAAG GCATTTGTCAACCCAGAAGATACAGAATCATTTGGAAAAGGGGAGAGTGCTAAGAAATACCTGAGGACTGATCCAGATGTTGAACGTGCACGCAG AGGCCACCTGAATGACCTGGAAAATATTGTCCCATTTGTTGGCATTGGACTGCTGTATGCTCTGAGTGGCCCTGAGCtttccacagccctgctgcattTCAGGATCTTCACCGGGGCTAGGATCCTTCACACTTTTGCATACTTGATccctcttccccagcctggcagaggtTTGTCTTGGGCAGTTGGCTACTCAGTGACCTTCTCCATGGCCTACAAAGTCCTGAAGACAGCGTGGCTCCTGTAG
- the MGST1 gene encoding microsomal glutathione S-transferase 1 isoform X1: MGAEPAGRGDFSWGSRTNQRPRRCRGAAGPGRCSEPPQRGCTDKPSLLLCYPCTLGCLQTERGCLFKPRAARAFGWSSVRRGEMAKSTQLIDNEVFRAYATYAAICLIKMMLMSLITAYFRITRKAFVNPEDTESFGKGESAKKYLRTDPDVERARRGHLNDLENIVPFVGIGLLYALSGPELSTALLHFRIFTGARILHTFAYLIPLPQPGRGLSWAVGYSVTFSMAYKVLKTAWLL, encoded by the exons ATGGGAGCGGAGCCTGCGGGCAGAGGAGACTTCTCGTGGGGAAGTCGCACGAACCAGCGGCCCCGGCGGTGCCGTGGAGCAGCTGGGCCCGGCCGCTGCTCCGAGCCCCCACAGCGGGGTTGCACAGACAAACCATCGTTGTTATTGTGTTACCCATGTACGCTAGGCTGTTTGCAAACGGAACGAGGCTGTCTCTTTAAACCCCGTGCTGCTCGCGcgtttggg TGGTCGTCAGTGAGAAGAGGAGAAATGGCCAAGTCAACCCAGTTAATTGACAATGAAGTCTTCCGGGCTTATGCTACTTATGCAGCCATTTGTCTTATAAAAATGATGCTGATGAGTCTGATAACAGCATACTTCAGGATCACAAGGAAG GCATTTGTCAACCCAGAAGATACAGAATCATTTGGAAAAGGGGAGAGTGCTAAGAAATACCTGAGGACTGATCCAGATGTTGAACGTGCACGCAG AGGCCACCTGAATGACCTGGAAAATATTGTCCCATTTGTTGGCATTGGACTGCTGTATGCTCTGAGTGGCCCTGAGCtttccacagccctgctgcattTCAGGATCTTCACCGGGGCTAGGATCCTTCACACTTTTGCATACTTGATccctcttccccagcctggcagaggtTTGTCTTGGGCAGTTGGCTACTCAGTGACCTTCTCCATGGCCTACAAAGTCCTGAAGACAGCGTGGCTCCTGTAG